ACACGGCTGTCGTCGTGCCGCGCGGCGACGTCCAGTACGTGGTGACGGAATACGGGATCGTCAATCTGTTCGGAAAAAGCCTCCAGGAGCGGGCGGTGGCCGTCATCAGCATCGCGCACCCGGATTTCCGCGAGGACCTCTTCTATCAGGCCCGGCAAAAGGGCCTGCTCGCTCCCGAGCAGACCCTGAGCGCCTCCATCTTCGGGGTCTACCCTGTAAAGCTGGAAGAGGCCCACGACATCGCGGGCGAACGCGTCCTGATCCGGCCCACCAAGCCCTCCGATGAGCGGCTGATCCAGGAGCATTTCTACAACATGGACAAGGAGGACCTCGTCTTCCGCTTCATGCACGAAAAGCCGCTCTTTCCCCGGCGCGACGTGGCCGAGATGTACCACATCGACTACATCAAGAACCTGACCCTCCTGGCGGTGACGGGCGAAATGGGATTCGAGACCGTCATCGCCATCGGCGGCTCGTTCTTCCACCCGGCCCGCAATGAAGCCGAGGTCGCCTTTTCGGTCCTCAAGGACTGGCAGGGGAAGGGGATCGGCACCATCCTCATCCGAAAACTGGCCGAAGCCGCCCGCGAAAGCGGTATCGCCGGCCTAAGCGCGTACACGATGCCCCAGAACCAGAAGATGATCAAGCTGTTCCACTCACTGCCCTACAAGGTCCACACCTTTTTCGAGGAAGGAACGCTGTGCCTCACCTGCCGGTTCGACGAACCGGCGGAGGGATGAGATCGAAGGTCCGCCGAGGCGGACCCCGGATCCCGGGCCTGCGGAAGGGAGTACCGACATGCAGAACAAAGAGCTGTGGCCGTTCATCTTCTTCCTGGGCATCCTCGTTTTCAACTGGCCGCTGGCCGCGCTGGTCCGAGTGCCTCTGCCCTATTATCTCTACACGCTTTGGGCGCTCTTCATCCTGATCGTCGGGATCCTCGTCAACCGAACGAACGGCAGGGGGAAGGTCTGAGATGTTCAAGGGGTGGTTCATTTCCCTGATCGTGATGGGCAATCTGACGGCCCTTTTCCTCGTCGCCTATTACGCCGAACGGCGCGAGCGGAAAGGGAAGAGTCTGGTCGCGAACCCCTATGTCTATTCCCTCTCCCTGGCGGTCTACTGCACCTCCTGGACCTTTTACGGCAGCGTGGGCGAGGCGGCCACCTCGGGGCTGTCCTTTCTGCCGGTCTACCTCGGCCCCACCCTGATGTCGTGCCTCTGGGGGGTCCTCCTGATCAAGATCATCGTCATCGCGAAGCGCCACCGCATCACCACCATCTCGGATTTTCTGAGCTCCCGCTACGGGAACTCGCTCTTCATCTCCATCCTGGTCACCCTGGTCTCGCTGATCGGCATCACCCCCTATCTCGGGCTCCAGATGAAGGCCATCCTGAACGCCTTCACGATCCTTGCCGGCGAGTCGCGGGGCATCACCGCCACCGGATGGGTGATCACCCTGGTCCTCGGCGTCTTCGCGGTCATCTTCGGCGCGCGCCGCCTGGATTCGTCCGAACGGCACGGCGGACTGGTCCTCGCCATCGCCTTCGAATCCCTGGTCAAGCTGGTCGCCTTCCTGGGCGTCGGGATCTTCGTCACCTACGGGCTCTTCGACGGCTTCGGGGAGATCTTCAGCCGCATCCAGGCATCGGACCAGGGGCACCTGATGACGATCGGCGAGGGGTCCACCGTCAGCTATCTGGAGTGGTCCTCGCTCCTTTTCCTCTCCATGATGGCCGTCCTCTTCCTGCCCCGCCAGTTCCAGATGGCGGTGGTGGAAAACGCCGATCCCTCCCACGTCTACAAGGCCATGTGGCTCTTTCCGCTCTACCTCCTGCTGATGAATATCTTCGTCCTGCCGATCGCCTTCGGGGGGATCCTCCTCGGCAGGCACCAGGCGGAGGCCGACACCTTCGTCCTCACCATCCCCCTGACCCAGGGCAGCCCCGCCCTGGCCCTCCTGGTCCTGATCGGCGGCTTTTCGGCCGCCAGCGGCATGATCATCGTGGAATCCCTGGCCTTGAGCACCATGGTCATGAACAGCCTCGTCATGCCGGCCATCTTCCGCTTCCGGCAGATCAGGGGGTTTCCCGCGCTGATCCTGAACATCAAACGCTTCATCATCATCGGGTGCGTTTTCCTCGGCTATTTCTTCGCGGTCTTCATCGGCCGCTTCTACACACTGGTGCAGATCGGCCTCAAATCCTTCGAGGCCGTCACGATCTTCGCCCCGGCCTTCATCCTGGGCCTTTACTGGAAGAAGGGCAACAAGAAGGGGGCGATCGCCGGCATCCTGGCCGGCTTCGGTGTGTGGACCTACACCCTTCTGCTGCCGGCCCTCATCCGCGCGCACGTGCTCCCCGACGAATGGGGCGCCCAATCCCTGATGCAGAACGTGTTCCTGAGCCCCAGGGCCCTCTTCGGACTCGAAGGGCTCGACAAATGGAGCCACTCCCTCTTCTGGGGGCTGCTCTTCAACGTCGTCGCCTACATCGGGGTCTCGCTCGCCACCGCCAAGCGCGGGGAGGAAGAGCGGCAGGCCCTGCTGTTCGTGGAGGCCTACGACCCGGCGCTGGTCTCCCCGAAGAGCCTTTACAGCATCGAACAGATCGAAGCCATCCTCGAGCAGTACATCGGCAGGCAGGAGGCGTCCGATGTCATCGGCCGCTTCATGGCCCGACACGGGATCGAGCGCGGAGCGATCAGCCGGGACGATTTGATCCGCCTGCGGGACGAGGCCAAACGGATCCTGTCCGGGGCCCTCGGATCCTCCATGGCCGCCATCCTCTTCGAGGACAAATCGATCCTCACCGAAAAGGAGCGGGACGAGCTTTCGAGCTCCGTCAAGATGATGACCGACACGCTGCGCCTGTCCCGCCACGAGCTGTCCGAGGCCAACCGGAACCTGGCCTACCTCAAGGCCTTCAGCGAAAACATCATCGAAAGCGCCCCCTTCGGGATCGTGGCCGTGGACGCCCACCTCCACGTCACCTATTGGAACCGGGAGATGGAGACGCTGACGGTCATCCCCAAGGCGGCGGCCATCGGCCGGCCGGTCCAGCCCCTGATCCCCTGGATCCCCGAGGAGACCTGGACCCTTGGAAAGCAGCAGGAACGGACGGTGGAATCGCCCGCCCTGCAGCACATCAAGATCAACATCAGTCCGTTCAAAGACCCCTCCGGCGGGCTGGTCGCCATTTTCGAAAACATCACCCAGAAGAAGATCATGGAAAAGCAGCTGCTCCAGACCTCGAAGCTGGCGAGCCTCGGCAAACTGACGGCCGGCATCTCCCACGAGATCGGCAACCCGCTCGCCTCGATCAGTTCACTGGTGCAGGAGCTCCAGTCCCTCGAACTCCGCAGCGATCAGGATGTGGCCTTCACGCAGGAGTCCCTGAACAACATCAACGGACACCTGGCCCGCATCTCCAAGATCGTCCGGAGCCTCGGCGATTTCGCGCGCCTTTCCTCTTCCGAAAAGGTGCCCACCGACATCCCCGGGCTGGTCGAGCAGACCGTCAATCTCCTCAAATACGACAAACGGTCGCGGAAGGTGGAGTTCGTCACCCGGATGGGCAAGATCCCCCAGCTCCGCGTCAATCCCGACCAGATCCAGCAGGTCTTCCTGAATCTCATGCTCAATGCCGTCGACGCGATGCCGGAGGGCGGCAGGCTCGAGGTGTCGATCGAGGACAAGGACCGATGGATCGACATCCGCTTCCGGGACACCGGGAGCGGTATCGACGAATCGCTGATCGACCGCATCTTCGACCCCTTTTTCTCCACCAAACCCATGGGCAAAGGCACCGGCCTCGGGCTGAGCATCTGCTACGGCATCATCAAGGAGCACAACGGGAGCATCAGCGTCAGAAGCAGCAAAGGGAACGGGACCAGCTTTGAAATCAGGCTGCCAAAAGAGGAGGCATCACATGGCTGAAACCATACTCATCGTCGAAGACGAGGACACCCTCAGGGAATCTCTCACCCGGGTCTTTGAGCGGGAGGGCTACGAAGTCGTCCCCGTGAGCAGCGCGGAGCCGGCCATGGAGCTTTTCGAGGAGGGCTCCTTCGACCTGATCCTGACCGACATCATCCTTCCGGGGATGACGGGGATCGAATTGATCAAGCGCGTAAAGGAGGCCGCACCCGAGCAGGCCTGCATCGTCATGACCGCTTACGCCTCGCTCGAGACGGCGGTCGAAACTCTGCGAGCGGGGGCCTATGACTACATCGTCAAACCGATCATCCACGAAGAGATCAAGCAGACCGTTCGAAACGCCCTCAAACTGAGGGCCCTGCAGGAGGAGAACGCCCAACTGCGCGAACAGGTCGCCGGCTATTATGACACCCGGCACCTGATCGGCGCCCACCCCGCCATCGCGTCCGTCCGGGACCGCGTCCACAAGGTGGCGGAGGCCAGGAGCCCCGTCCTTTTAACCGGCGAGATCGGGACCGGCAAGAAGCTCGTCGCCCGGATGATCCATGAAGCGGGATCCAGGATGCGCCTGCCTTTTCTCGAGGTGCACTGCGAGGCCCTGTCGCCCGCCGGGCAGGAAGAGGCCCTGTTCGGCGGGCGAGGAGCCCAGGGTCCGCAGGGTCAGACGGGCGCCCGCGGCCTCCTCGAAAGGGCCCGGGGCGGGACGGTCTACCTGAACCGCGTCGACGCCCTCGCCCTTCCCGTCCAGCAGCTGCTGCTCTCCGTCCTGTCAGAGGGCCGCATCCGCCCGGCCGGCGGGGGGGCGGACACGCCCTTCGGGGCGCTCATCATCTCCGGAACGGAGAAGGGCCTCGGAGCGGCCGTTGCGGAAGGCCGGTTCCTCGGCGCCCTCCAGCAGCGGCTGCGGGTCGCTGAGCTGCAGCTGCCGCCGCTGCGCGAACGGGGGGAAGACATCCAGGAACTGGCCGCTTTCTTCGTGAGCCGTTACAACCGCGCCTTCGGCAAGGCCGTCGAGGGCCTCGCCCCGGAGGCCTGGGCCCGGTTGCAGGCCTACGCATGGCCCGGCAATGTGCTGGAACTCAGAAACCTTCTCGAGCGGGCCGTTCTGCTCACCCGGAACGGCCGGCTCCAGCCGGCGGACTTTCCGCCCCTTTCGTAATCATGCTGACAGAAGACGTTATCCGGTTTCTCTCGGGGGTTCCCCCTTTCCAGTTCCTGGACAGAGGGGAGATGGAGCGGGTGGCCAGGGATGCCTCTCTGGAATTCTATCCCGTCAACACACTGATTCTCAAACAGAACGGGCCCCCCAGCGACGCCCTGAGGGTTATCAAGAAGGGGGCGGTCAAGGTCGTCATCGAGGGGGATGAAGGGGAGGAAATCGTCACGGAGTACAAGGGCGAAGGGGACAATTTCGGGTTCCTGTCCATGATCGGAAAGGACCGCCAGCGCACCACGGTCAAGGCCATCGAAGACACCCTCTGCTACATCCTGAGCAGGGAGCGGGTCCAGCGGCTCCTCGAGTCCAGCCCGGCCTTCGCCGAGTATTTCCTGTCGTACCTGTCCCGTTACGTCGATCGGACCTCTCAGGAGATGCGACGGCGAAGCCAGCTCCAGAGCGCACACGACCGGCTCCTCTTCACCACGCCGGTGGGGAACATCGCCATGGACCTGATCACGGTGCCCGGGTCCATCTCCATCCAGGAAGCCGCCAGAACCATGGTCAGACACCGGATCAGCTCGCTCGTCATCCTGAACGAGCACAACCTGCCCACGGGCATCGTAACCGACCGCGATCTGCGCGAGAAGGTCGTGGCGACGGGGCGAAGCGTCTCGGAGCCGGTCCGGAACATCAGCCACCTCGCCCTGATCCGGGCCGACGGAAAGGGATCCTGCTTCGAGGCCCTCATGAAAATGATCCAGTACAACATCCACCATCTCCTCGTGGTGGAGGAAGGCGAAATCAAAGGGATCATCACCAACCATGACCTCATGCTGCTCCAGGGGACCTCCCCTGTCTCCTTCGCGAAGGACATCCTCCTCCAGGACAGCCTGGAGGGGCTGATCCCCCTGATGTCGAAGGTCTTCAACGTCATCGGGCTGCTGCTCAAGGAAGGCAGCCACTACGCCCAACTCGCGGGCATCATCTCCGAGATCTACGACCGGCTCATCCGAAGGGTCCTCGAGCTGACCGAAAAGGAGATGGGGCCGCCGCCGCTGCCCTATTGCTGGGTGGCCCTCGGAAGCGAAGGGCGCCGGGAACAGATCTTCAAGACGGACCAGGACAATGCCCTCATCTACTCCGACCCGGCCACCCCCGGCGAGGAGATCGACGCAGCGGGCTATTTCTCCGTCTTCAGCAACCGGGTCAAAGAGAACCTCGGCTCCCTCGGGATTCCGGCCTGCCCCCAGGGACTCATGGCGGCCAACCCCCGCTGGTGCCAGCCGATCCGGACCTGGAAGGCGGTCTTCACCCAATGGATTGCGGAGCCTTCCGAGGGGGACTTGGCGAATGCGCTCAATTTTTTCGACGCCCGGCCGCTTTTCGGCAAGTCCATGCTGTTTCAGGGGATCCGAAGCCACATCACGCCCTGGATCGTGGAGGAAGGCGGCGCGTTTCTGAGTGCGCTTGGGCGGCTGGCCGTCAGGACCCCTCCCCCGGCCGGCTTCGTCGGCAATGCGATCTTCGAAAAAAACGGAGAACAGAGGACGGAGATCGATCTGAAGCGGCGCGGAATCCTCCCGATCGTCGACCTCGTCCGGCTGTTCGCGCTCTCGATCGGTCTTCCGGAAACCGCCACCCTCGGAAGGATCAAGGCCCTGCGCATCAAGGACCCGGCTTTTGCACCGATGGAACGGGAGCTGCTTCACACCTTCGAGTACCTGATGCTGACCCTCACCCATCACCAGTATGAACAGATCCGGTTGGGGCTCGCCCCGGACTCCTTGCTGCAGCCCGCGGACATGAGCAGCCTCGAGAAGAAGACCTTGCGGGAGGCCTTCCGTCTGATCGAGTCCCTGCAGCAACTCGCGCGGGAGCGTTTCGATCCGGGGACGGCCTGATGTCCGAGCGTATTCTCATCGTCGAAGACGAGGCGGCTCTGTGCGAGTCGTTGCGGCGGGTGTTCGAGCGCGACGGGTACGACGTCTCGACCGCCGGCAACGCCGAGGCGGGCCTGCTTCTCTACGAGGCGGGGGGGCACGATCTGATCCTCTGCGACATCCTCCTGCCGGGCATGGACGGCATCGAGTTCCTCGAGGCGGTCAGGAAACGCTGCCCTGAGCAGATCGTGATCGTCATGACGGCCTACGCCTCGATCGAAACGGCGGTCGGCGCGTTGAGGGCTGGCGCCCACGACTATATCCTGAAGCCGGTGATCCACGAGGAGATCAAACGCCTGGTCCGGATGGCGCTCCATCAGCGGTCGCTCCAGTCAGAGAATGCGCTGCTCCGCAAACAACTCGAAGAACGGCACGATTTTCAGAACATCCTCGGCGCGAGCACCGCGATCCAGGGCTTGATCGAACAGGTCAAACGGGTCGCCGATTCACGCAGCAACATTCTGGTCCTGGGGGAAACCGGGACGGGCAAGGAGCTTTTCACCCGCGCCATCCATCACAACAGCCCGCGGCGGAGCAAACCCTTCATCCCCATCAACTGCAGCGCCATCCCCGATCATCTGCTGGAATCGGAGCTGTTCGGCTATGTGAAAGGGGCCTTTACGGGGGCGACCCAGACCAAGCGC
Above is a window of Desulfatiglans anilini DSM 4660 DNA encoding:
- a CDS encoding sigma-54-dependent transcriptional regulator; translated protein: MSERILIVEDEAALCESLRRVFERDGYDVSTAGNAEAGLLLYEAGGHDLILCDILLPGMDGIEFLEAVRKRCPEQIVIVMTAYASIETAVGALRAGAHDYILKPVIHEEIKRLVRMALHQRSLQSENALLRKQLEERHDFQNILGASTAIQGLIEQVKRVADSRSNILVLGETGTGKELFTRAIHHNSPRRSKPFIPINCSAIPDHLLESELFGYVKGAFTGATQTKRGLFEEADEGTVFLDEIADLSPHLQAKLLRVIDDHEIRPLGSTQSRKVDLRFIAATNRDVIQAVREGTLREDLFYRLNVVTLHLPPLRERKEDIPILAAQFIAKFAQELGKRVRDLDPAAARLLREYPWPGNVRELQNIIERAVLITDGTLIRPGHLPEGLKTGGTFAGQSLEEGLSIEGYTKAFIRRYQATLTEQQLADRLGITRKALWEKRKRWNLTR
- a CDS encoding sensor histidine kinase — translated: MFKGWFISLIVMGNLTALFLVAYYAERRERKGKSLVANPYVYSLSLAVYCTSWTFYGSVGEAATSGLSFLPVYLGPTLMSCLWGVLLIKIIVIAKRHRITTISDFLSSRYGNSLFISILVTLVSLIGITPYLGLQMKAILNAFTILAGESRGITATGWVITLVLGVFAVIFGARRLDSSERHGGLVLAIAFESLVKLVAFLGVGIFVTYGLFDGFGEIFSRIQASDQGHLMTIGEGSTVSYLEWSSLLFLSMMAVLFLPRQFQMAVVENADPSHVYKAMWLFPLYLLLMNIFVLPIAFGGILLGRHQAEADTFVLTIPLTQGSPALALLVLIGGFSAASGMIIVESLALSTMVMNSLVMPAIFRFRQIRGFPALILNIKRFIIIGCVFLGYFFAVFIGRFYTLVQIGLKSFEAVTIFAPAFILGLYWKKGNKKGAIAGILAGFGVWTYTLLLPALIRAHVLPDEWGAQSLMQNVFLSPRALFGLEGLDKWSHSLFWGLLFNVVAYIGVSLATAKRGEEERQALLFVEAYDPALVSPKSLYSIEQIEAILEQYIGRQEASDVIGRFMARHGIERGAISRDDLIRLRDEAKRILSGALGSSMAAILFEDKSILTEKERDELSSSVKMMTDTLRLSRHELSEANRNLAYLKAFSENIIESAPFGIVAVDAHLHVTYWNREMETLTVIPKAAAIGRPVQPLIPWIPEETWTLGKQQERTVESPALQHIKINISPFKDPSGGLVAIFENITQKKIMEKQLLQTSKLASLGKLTAGISHEIGNPLASISSLVQELQSLELRSDQDVAFTQESLNNINGHLARISKIVRSLGDFARLSSSEKVPTDIPGLVEQTVNLLKYDKRSRKVEFVTRMGKIPQLRVNPDQIQQVFLNLMLNAVDAMPEGGRLEVSIEDKDRWIDIRFRDTGSGIDESLIDRIFDPFFSTKPMGKGTGLGLSICYGIIKEHNGSISVRSSKGNGTSFEIRLPKEEASHG
- a CDS encoding DUF294 nucleotidyltransferase-like domain-containing protein, producing the protein MLTEDVIRFLSGVPPFQFLDRGEMERVARDASLEFYPVNTLILKQNGPPSDALRVIKKGAVKVVIEGDEGEEIVTEYKGEGDNFGFLSMIGKDRQRTTVKAIEDTLCYILSRERVQRLLESSPAFAEYFLSYLSRYVDRTSQEMRRRSQLQSAHDRLLFTTPVGNIAMDLITVPGSISIQEAARTMVRHRISSLVILNEHNLPTGIVTDRDLREKVVATGRSVSEPVRNISHLALIRADGKGSCFEALMKMIQYNIHHLLVVEEGEIKGIITNHDLMLLQGTSPVSFAKDILLQDSLEGLIPLMSKVFNVIGLLLKEGSHYAQLAGIISEIYDRLIRRVLELTEKEMGPPPLPYCWVALGSEGRREQIFKTDQDNALIYSDPATPGEEIDAAGYFSVFSNRVKENLGSLGIPACPQGLMAANPRWCQPIRTWKAVFTQWIAEPSEGDLANALNFFDARPLFGKSMLFQGIRSHITPWIVEEGGAFLSALGRLAVRTPPPAGFVGNAIFEKNGEQRTEIDLKRRGILPIVDLVRLFALSIGLPETATLGRIKALRIKDPAFAPMERELLHTFEYLMLTLTHHQYEQIRLGLAPDSLLQPADMSSLEKKTLREAFRLIESLQQLARERFDPGTA
- a CDS encoding sigma-54-dependent transcriptional regulator — encoded protein: MAETILIVEDEDTLRESLTRVFEREGYEVVPVSSAEPAMELFEEGSFDLILTDIILPGMTGIELIKRVKEAAPEQACIVMTAYASLETAVETLRAGAYDYIVKPIIHEEIKQTVRNALKLRALQEENAQLREQVAGYYDTRHLIGAHPAIASVRDRVHKVAEARSPVLLTGEIGTGKKLVARMIHEAGSRMRLPFLEVHCEALSPAGQEEALFGGRGAQGPQGQTGARGLLERARGGTVYLNRVDALALPVQQLLLSVLSEGRIRPAGGGADTPFGALIISGTEKGLGAAVAEGRFLGALQQRLRVAELQLPPLRERGEDIQELAAFFVSRYNRAFGKAVEGLAPEAWARLQAYAWPGNVLELRNLLERAVLLTRNGRLQPADFPPLS